One part of the Vanessa cardui chromosome 2, ilVanCard2.1, whole genome shotgun sequence genome encodes these proteins:
- the LOC124542545 gene encoding cholinesterase 1-like codes for MFWLAILSCLLYSVLCADPESRLVQLDQGPVRGYKDVNEGVFVFNGIPYATAPTGRDRFKAPLQPPTWSEPLEAVEKNVMCPQLNLMNISGAIFPEDCLIANIYVPEKIDTKLPVVVYVHGGAYLTGAGNMFQPKNLVKSNRIIAVTFNYRLGAHGFLCLGTKDVPGNAGMKDQVALLRWVNKNIAKFGGNPAEVTIAGFSAGSSSVDLLMISKMAQGLFKRVIPESGANTAAFSIQSDPIKNAKEYAKMLNFENVDDFNALEEFYKTVSIEEINLPNVMERKDSIFLMSPCVERFVGQEQFLDDNPVQILKSGNYKKYPMLYGFAEMEGLFRLPLFDTWKDQMNVEFSDFLPSDLKFATENEKEQVANQIKHFYFGDKKVGEETILEYINYFTDVIFAYPTLRSVKMQVENGNNQIYLYEYSFVDNDTPIIPHTNIRGAHHCAQTEAVLDEVLRDENSISPEYKKMKLIIRELWLNFITSGNPVPSDSNLPAWQPVGTDWSPHMLINTTLELRGPLLKKRMLLWDGIYDKYYRFPIKPIRRCTKKSIF; via the exons ATGTTTTGGCTTGCAATACTTTCTTGTCTTTTATACTCAGTACTTTGTGCTGATCCTGAATCTCGCTTAGTGCAGCTGGATCAGGGCCCCGTGCGTGGATATAAAGATGTGAATGAAGGTGTATTTGTCTTCAACGGTATACCGTACGCCACGGCACCGACTGGGCGGGACAGATTCAAG gcTCCTCTACAACCACCGACCTGGTCTGAACCGTTGGAAGCCGTGGAAAAGAATGTTATGTGTCCACAGTTAAACTTGATGAATATAAGTGGTGCAATATTTCCAGAAGATTGTCTAATAGCTAATATTTACGTCCCAGAAAAAATTGATACAAAACTGCCAGTCGTCGTTTATGTCCACGGGGGCGCTTATCTTACTGGCGCGGGAAACATGTTTCAGCCTAAAAATTTGGTAAAAAGTAACAGAATCATCGCAGTTACTTTTAACTACAGATTGGGAGCACACGGATTCCTTTGTTTAGGCACAAAAGATGTACCCGGTAATGCTGGTATGAAGGATCAAGTTGCCTTACTACGTTgggttaacaaaaatattgctaAATTTGGTGGAAATCCCGCTGAAGTCACAATAGCAGGTTTTAGTGCTGGTTCATCCTCGGTAGATCTTCTAATGATATCAAAAATGGCACAAGGTTTGTTTAAAAGGGTTATCCCAGAGAGTGGTGCAAATACTGCAGCGTTTAGTATCCAATCCGATCCCATTAAAAACGCTAAGGAGTATGCAAAAATGCTTAATTTCGAAAATGTGGATGACTTCAACGCTTTagaagaattttataaaacagtatccattgaagaaataaatttaccaaATGTCATGGAAAGGAAAGATTCAATTTTTTTGATGTCTCCATGTGTGGAGCGTTTTGTGGGTCAAGAACAATTTCTTGATGATAATCCAGTTCAGATTTTAAAGTCTGGTAACTATAAGAAATATCCCATGTTGTACGGATTTGCTGAAATGGAAGGATTATTCCGCTTGCCTCTTTTTGACACTTGGAAGGATCAGATGAATGTAGAATTCTCAGATTTTCTTCCGTCCGATTTAAAGTTCGCTACTGAAAATGAAAAAGAACAAGtagcaaatcaaattaaacatttctaTTTCGGTGACAAAAAGGTAGGAGAAGAAACAATTTTAGAGTATATCAACTACTTCACAGATGTTATTTTTGCATACCCAACACTGAGATCAGTAAAGATGCAAGTGGAAAATGGAAAtaaccaaatatatttatacgagtACTCGTTTGTAGACAACGATACCCCTATAATTCCACATACTAATATTCGCGGAGCACATCATTGTGCTCAAACTGAAGCTGTTTTAGACGAAGTTTTGAGGGACGAAAATTCCATTTCGCCTGAATATAAGAAGATGAAATTGATTATAAGAGAATTGTGGTTGAATTTTATAACATCTGG aaacccAGTACCATCTGACTCTAATCTACCAGCATGGCAGCCAGTAGGCACGGACTGGTCACCacatatgttaattaatacaactTTGGAATTGAGAGGACCTTTGTTGAAGAAAAGGATGTTATTGTGGGATGGAATCTACGATAAATACTATCGGTTTCCGATTAAACCAATTCGTCGGTGTACCAAAAAGTCTATATTTTGA